From a single Geoalkalibacter sp. genomic region:
- a CDS encoding B12-binding domain-containing radical SAM protein, which produces MRTLLVTLHSKFIHASLALPCLAAYCGRDCGELRIREHTVHEPREQILAGLLAEDPDVVAFSVYLWNRRETLDLIDALHAARPEVRCVVGGPEVSFDGPELFATHPGLAALVRGEGEIPLRGLLEAWRRGARPTGVPRLAWRDGARIAEGPWGPPLDDLDAIPSPFAAGLVDLSRGLVYYETSRGCPYTCAFCMSSLDQGVRSFSRARIEADLGLLMAREVATIKLVDRTFNYDAARARDIFRFILAHNRASRFHFEIGAHLLDEETLRLLEQVPPGLFQFEIGVQSTLPATLAAVSRRADFERLAANVARLRRADNLHLHLDLIAGLPGENYRDFLASLDQVAALRPHHLQIEAVKLLPGSPLRAQAPDLGLRFDPNPPYRVLGTPWLSFVELEKLRGLGRLLDLTWNSGRLTGFLEGLQHAQGTLSAALDDLESYWRGHHPHAQPLSLRALFEALGRYAQRSAQGPRLLDLLARDYARCERVVAAQAPFFFDQSLTAAELAEINRRVREAGAALRGQGVKLQYFAAVFHHLPEYPHRTPLLFLYRTRTGAGLSVEEQLLCPPA; this is translated from the coding sequence ATGCGCACTCTTCTCGTCACCCTGCACAGCAAATTCATTCACGCCAGCCTCGCCCTGCCCTGTCTGGCCGCCTACTGCGGCAGGGATTGCGGCGAGTTGCGGATCCGCGAACACACCGTTCACGAACCGCGCGAACAGATCCTGGCCGGCCTGCTCGCCGAGGATCCCGACGTGGTGGCGTTTTCCGTCTATCTGTGGAACCGGCGCGAAACCCTCGATCTCATCGATGCCCTGCATGCGGCACGCCCCGAGGTACGCTGCGTCGTCGGCGGCCCGGAAGTCTCCTTCGACGGACCCGAGTTGTTCGCGACGCATCCGGGTCTTGCCGCCCTGGTGCGCGGCGAGGGGGAAATTCCCCTGCGCGGCCTGCTCGAAGCCTGGCGCCGCGGCGCCCGACCCACGGGCGTCCCGCGCCTGGCCTGGCGCGATGGCGCGCGCATCGCGGAAGGCCCCTGGGGTCCGCCCCTCGACGATCTCGATGCCATCCCCTCGCCCTTTGCTGCGGGGCTTGTCGATCTCTCGCGCGGCCTGGTCTACTACGAAACCAGTCGCGGCTGTCCCTATACCTGCGCGTTCTGCATGAGTTCCCTGGACCAAGGCGTGCGTTCCTTCTCGCGGGCGCGCATCGAGGCCGACCTCGGCCTGCTCATGGCGCGCGAGGTCGCCACCATCAAACTGGTCGATCGCACCTTCAATTACGACGCGGCGCGCGCGCGGGACATTTTTCGCTTCATCCTGGCGCACAACCGCGCCAGCCGTTTTCACTTTGAGATCGGCGCCCACCTGCTCGATGAAGAAACCCTGCGCCTACTGGAGCAGGTGCCGCCCGGTCTGTTTCAATTTGAAATCGGCGTTCAGTCGACCCTGCCCGCCACCCTGGCCGCCGTCAGCCGCCGCGCCGATTTCGAGCGCCTCGCCGCCAACGTCGCGCGCCTGCGCCGCGCGGACAACCTGCACCTGCACCTCGACCTCATCGCGGGCTTGCCCGGCGAGAATTATCGCGATTTCCTCGCGTCCCTGGATCAGGTGGCGGCCCTGCGCCCCCATCACCTTCAGATTGAAGCGGTGAAACTTCTGCCCGGCTCGCCGCTGCGGGCCCAGGCGCCGGATCTGGGCCTGCGCTTTGATCCCAATCCGCCCTACCGGGTGCTCGGCACCCCTTGGTTGAGCTTTGTCGAGCTCGAAAAACTGCGCGGCCTCGGCCGGCTGCTCGATCTCACCTGGAACAGCGGCCGCCTGACCGGATTCCTCGAAGGACTCCAACACGCCCAGGGCACCCTGAGCGCCGCCCTGGATGACCTCGAGAGCTACTGGCGCGGGCACCATCCGCATGCCCAGCCCCTGTCCCTGCGCGCGCTCTTTGAAGCCCTGGGACGTTATGCGCAACGCTCTGCCCAGGGACCGCGGCTGCTCGATCTGCTCGCACGCGACTACGCGCGCTGTGAACGGGTTGTCGCTGCCCAAGCCCCGTTTTTCTTCGACCAGTCCCTCACCGCCGCGGAGCTTGCCGAGATCAACCGGCGCGTGCGCGAGGCCGGCGCGGCATTACGCGGTCAAGGCGTCAAGCTCCAATATTTTGCCGCCGTTTTTCACCACCTGCCGGAATATCCCCACCGCACCCCCTTGCTGTTTCTCTACCGCACCCGCACCGGAGCGGGTCTTAGCGTCGAAGAACAGCTCCTTTGCCCACCTGCCTAA